GAATCAGTTGGTCGATGCTGTGGCCCAGTACACCCTTGAGCCGATCGCCCCTACACACAATCACCTGACTATTGCAGTCCGATGCGTTAGGGTTCATGGCATAGGCTTGCTCAGACAGCTCTTTAGTCGGAGTAATGTCAATGTAGGCAGAGCTAACCAGACCTGATTGATTAGCGGAAATTTTTGGATTCGCAGGAATCACCACATCCCCAGAGGAAATTTCAATCTTGACTTCAACGTTACGGGCACCTTGCTGGAGCTTAACTACTCTGCCGACAGGAACACCGCGATAGCGCACAGGGGTACCGATGATAATACCTTGGGCATTTTCAAATTC
Above is a genomic segment from Cyanobacteriota bacterium containing:
- a CDS encoding MlaD family protein, whose protein sequence is MRSRRAVREGSTGLLIITGVGLVAALGLWIRGITPGSRSYPIILEFENAQGIIIGTPVRYRGVPVGRVVKLQQGARNVEVKIEISSGDVVIPANPKISANQSGLVSSAYIDITPTKELSEQAYAMNPNASDCNSQVIVCRGDRLKGVLGHSIDQLI